Proteins encoded within one genomic window of Pseudalkalibacillus sp. SCS-8:
- a CDS encoding BrxA/BrxB family bacilliredoxin: MNMNFNFFMNDVVATARSEAKEAGFEELTTPEEVEAAFAKEGTTLVLVNSVCGCAGGIARPAASYALHKSDEKPDHAVTVFAGQDKEATEKARSYFTGYPPSSPSFALLKDGKLLTMVERHEIEGSEPIEVVQKLQEAFKQYC; encoded by the coding sequence ATGAATATGAATTTTAACTTCTTTATGAATGATGTAGTGGCAACGGCCAGAAGTGAAGCGAAAGAAGCAGGCTTTGAAGAATTGACCACACCAGAAGAGGTTGAGGCGGCATTTGCGAAAGAAGGCACGACTTTGGTGCTCGTCAATTCCGTTTGTGGATGTGCTGGCGGAATCGCTAGACCTGCAGCTTCTTATGCACTTCATAAAAGTGATGAAAAGCCAGATCATGCAGTAACGGTCTTTGCTGGCCAGGATAAAGAAGCGACAGAAAAAGCACGTTCTTACTTTACGGGTTATCCACCATCTTCTCCGTCGTTTGCTTTACTTAAGGATGGAAAACTGTTGACGATGGTTGAACGTCATGAGATTGAAGGATCTGAACCGATTGAAGTCGTTCAGAAGCTGCAAGAGGCTTTCAAGCAATACTGCTAA
- a CDS encoding L,D-transpeptidase has protein sequence MGLQALVFTTFLMMVSPIWPLGENPLPGDPYVIVNKSNNTYSYIEYGKIEKVGRVATGKSKNLTPEGEFTIVVKAENPYYRKKDIPGGSPDNPLGSRWIGFDAKETDGRIYGLHGTNTPEAIGRFITAGCVRFSESDIQWLYERVPLGAKVLIVDTDRSFDEIAAERNVLQ, from the coding sequence ATGGGACTTCAAGCATTGGTATTCACGACATTTTTGATGATGGTCTCACCGATCTGGCCTTTAGGTGAGAACCCGTTACCAGGAGACCCCTACGTTATTGTAAATAAATCCAATAATACTTACTCTTACATTGAGTACGGGAAGATCGAAAAGGTCGGGCGAGTGGCCACCGGAAAATCGAAGAATCTAACGCCCGAAGGTGAATTCACGATCGTCGTAAAGGCGGAGAATCCATATTATCGAAAAAAAGATATCCCCGGGGGAAGTCCTGACAATCCGTTAGGTTCACGTTGGATCGGATTTGATGCAAAGGAGACGGATGGGCGGATCTATGGATTACATGGCACGAATACCCCTGAAGCAATCGGACGGTTCATCACGGCTGGTTGTGTCCGATTCTCTGAATCGGATATTCAGTGGCTTTACGAACGTGTCCCTCTTGGTGCAAAAGTGTTGATTGTGGATACTGATCGTTCGTTCGACGAAATCGCTGCTGAGCGGAACGTACTTCAGTAA
- a CDS encoding helix-turn-helix domain-containing protein — MTDTIQVDDEGKLKCAIEYTLKKIGGKWKTVILWHLSMDGTYRYNELRRLLPGVTHKVLTQQLKELEEDAFISRKQFDEIPPRVEYSITERGLTLMPILKEMHKWGTENGEDFC, encoded by the coding sequence TTGACAGATACAATTCAAGTCGATGATGAAGGAAAATTGAAATGTGCGATTGAATATACCTTGAAAAAGATTGGTGGCAAATGGAAGACGGTCATTTTATGGCACTTAAGTATGGATGGCACTTACCGATACAATGAATTGAGACGGCTTCTACCTGGTGTGACCCATAAAGTGTTGACCCAACAGCTGAAAGAATTGGAAGAGGATGCGTTCATCTCTCGAAAACAATTTGATGAAATCCCGCCAAGAGTCGAGTACTCGATAACAGAAAGGGGTTTGACCCTTATGCCCATATTGAAAGAAATGCATAAATGGGGTACTGAAAATGGTGAAGACTTTTGTTAA
- a CDS encoding methylmalonyl-CoA mutase family protein: protein MEQDQDFNKLYEEWKETTKKLMERFPERKDAFQTSSSIPVERLYLPEMLDEKYINQLGFPGQYPYTRGIQPTMYRARHWTMRQYAGFGSAVETNRRFHYLLEQGQTGLSVAFDLPTQIGYDSDHAMSKGEVGKVGVAIDSLEDMEALLKDIPLDKVSTSMTINAPAAVLLAMYIVVAEKQGIAPDKIAGTIQNDILKEYIARGTYIFPPKPSMRLITDIFAYCSEHVPKWNTISISGYHIREAGATAAQELAFTIANGKAYVEAALKAGLDIDQFAPRLAFFFNAHNEFFEEVAKFRAARRMWATIMKETYGAKKPKSWQLRFHTQTGGSTLTAQQPDNNIVRVTVQALSAVLGGTQSLHTNSRDEALALPTEDSARIALRTQQILAHESGVADTVDPLAGSYYVESLTDSLEEEANAYLHKIEELGGAVAAVEQGYMQREIHHTAYETQKSIEKGEQVVVGMNAFQLDDEPKPELHRLDPELAKNQKEKLKKVRDNRDQQRASAQLESLRQAAQGTDNLMPHIVECVRSYCTIGEICGVLREEFGEFTGV from the coding sequence ATGGAACAGGATCAAGATTTCAATAAATTGTATGAAGAGTGGAAAGAAACGACGAAGAAATTGATGGAAAGATTTCCAGAGCGCAAGGATGCGTTTCAGACATCGTCGAGCATACCTGTAGAGCGGTTATATCTGCCTGAAATGTTAGATGAAAAATATATCAATCAACTTGGATTCCCTGGTCAATATCCTTATACAAGAGGAATTCAACCGACAATGTATCGAGCAAGGCATTGGACGATGCGTCAATATGCTGGATTCGGATCAGCAGTAGAGACGAACCGCCGTTTCCATTACCTTCTTGAACAAGGTCAAACAGGACTCTCTGTCGCTTTTGACCTGCCGACCCAAATCGGCTATGACTCTGACCATGCTATGTCAAAGGGCGAGGTAGGTAAAGTTGGGGTAGCGATCGACTCCCTCGAAGACATGGAAGCGTTACTTAAAGATATCCCTCTCGATAAGGTCAGCACATCGATGACAATCAATGCACCAGCAGCTGTCTTATTAGCGATGTACATTGTTGTTGCAGAAAAACAAGGGATCGCACCAGATAAGATAGCGGGTACTATTCAAAACGATATCCTGAAGGAATATATCGCAAGGGGAACGTATATTTTCCCGCCGAAGCCATCCATGCGTCTTATCACGGATATCTTTGCTTATTGCTCTGAACACGTTCCGAAATGGAATACAATCAGTATTTCCGGTTATCACATCCGTGAAGCTGGAGCAACAGCAGCTCAAGAGCTCGCCTTCACAATTGCAAACGGCAAGGCTTATGTTGAAGCTGCACTGAAAGCGGGACTCGACATTGACCAGTTTGCACCTAGACTTGCCTTTTTCTTCAATGCCCATAACGAATTTTTTGAAGAGGTTGCTAAGTTCAGGGCAGCAAGAAGAATGTGGGCAACGATTATGAAGGAGACTTATGGTGCGAAAAAGCCGAAAAGCTGGCAGCTTCGATTCCATACCCAGACAGGCGGATCCACTTTGACCGCTCAGCAGCCGGATAACAATATCGTCCGGGTAACGGTACAGGCCTTGTCTGCGGTATTAGGAGGCACGCAAAGCCTTCATACGAATTCCAGGGATGAAGCACTTGCCCTCCCGACAGAGGATTCTGCCCGAATTGCATTAAGGACCCAACAAATTCTTGCACACGAAAGTGGAGTAGCGGATACGGTCGACCCGCTAGCAGGCTCTTATTATGTTGAATCTTTGACGGATTCCCTAGAGGAAGAAGCGAATGCTTATCTTCATAAGATCGAAGAATTAGGCGGGGCGGTAGCTGCGGTAGAGCAAGGATATATGCAACGTGAAATCCATCACACCGCATACGAAACACAGAAATCCATCGAGAAAGGTGAACAAGTCGTCGTCGGCATGAACGCCTTTCAATTAGACGACGAACCGAAGCCCGAGCTTCACAGGCTTGATCCAGAATTAGCAAAGAATCAGAAAGAGAAATTGAAAAAGGTAAGAGACAACCGGGATCAACAACGAGCGAGCGCTCAGTTAGAATCGCTTCGTCAAGCAGCTCAAGGAACGGATAACCTCATGCCTCATATTGTGGAATGCGTGCGATCTTATTGTACGATCGGTGAAATTTGTGGGGTATTACGAGAAGAATTCGGAGAGTTTACTGGAGTCTAG
- a CDS encoding acyl-CoA carboxylase subunit beta, translating into MDIYDKINELYDRRRTIELGGGDERIEKQHEKGKLTARERIDLLLDKDSFVEINPFIEHRSSDFGMDKNEAPGEGVVTGYGTIHGRSVYLFAQDFTVFGGALGEMHAQKIAKVMDLAAENGAPFIGLNDSGGARIQEGVVSLDGYGQIFYRNSIYSGVIPQISVILGPCAGGAVYSPAITDFVFMVEQTSQMFITGPKVIETVTGEKISSEDLGGAKVHSSKSGNAHFTAPSEEEVLENVRKLLDYLPQNSEERPEPKQVDDESDYRENLADIVPFETIRPYDVRNVIVEVVDENSFFEVHKDFAKNVVVGFGRINGESVGLICNQPKVMAGGLDIDSSDKVARFIRFCDSFNIPLITFEDVTGFFPGIKQEHGGIIRHGAKILYAYSEATVPKITVITRKAYGGAYVALNSKSIGADLVFAWPNAEIAVMGPEGAANIIFAKEINNSEDPEKTRQEKIEEYREKFANPYVAAARGMVDDVIDPRDTRIRLTQALHMLRNKKVHRPYKKHGNIPL; encoded by the coding sequence ATGGACATCTATGATAAAATCAACGAACTTTATGACCGCCGAAGGACAATTGAATTGGGCGGTGGTGACGAACGTATTGAGAAACAACATGAAAAAGGGAAATTGACTGCACGGGAGCGTATCGACCTTCTACTAGATAAGGATAGCTTCGTGGAAATCAATCCCTTCATAGAACATCGAAGCTCGGATTTCGGTATGGATAAGAATGAAGCGCCTGGTGAAGGTGTTGTGACAGGTTATGGGACGATCCACGGGCGATCGGTTTACCTATTTGCCCAGGATTTCACCGTATTCGGTGGTGCATTAGGCGAGATGCATGCTCAAAAAATCGCGAAGGTGATGGATTTAGCGGCTGAAAACGGTGCTCCATTCATTGGACTGAATGATTCCGGTGGAGCAAGGATCCAGGAAGGTGTCGTTTCATTAGATGGATATGGACAAATTTTCTACAGGAATTCGATCTATTCAGGAGTCATCCCGCAAATTTCAGTCATACTAGGTCCGTGTGCAGGAGGAGCCGTATACTCCCCGGCAATCACCGATTTCGTTTTCATGGTCGAACAGACGAGTCAGATGTTCATTACCGGTCCTAAGGTCATCGAAACTGTAACCGGTGAGAAAATCAGTTCAGAGGATCTTGGTGGGGCAAAAGTACATAGTTCAAAGAGCGGAAATGCCCACTTCACTGCACCATCAGAAGAAGAAGTGTTGGAGAATGTCAGAAAGCTCCTCGATTATCTTCCACAAAACAGTGAAGAACGTCCAGAACCGAAGCAAGTGGATGATGAATCAGATTACCGGGAAAACCTTGCAGACATCGTGCCTTTTGAAACCATTCGCCCTTACGACGTAAGAAATGTTATTGTAGAAGTCGTGGATGAAAATTCATTCTTTGAAGTCCATAAAGACTTTGCGAAGAACGTCGTTGTCGGATTCGGAAGGATAAATGGTGAATCTGTCGGGTTGATTTGTAATCAACCGAAAGTGATGGCAGGGGGATTGGATATCGATTCCTCAGATAAAGTAGCTCGTTTCATACGTTTTTGTGACAGCTTCAACATCCCATTGATTACGTTTGAAGACGTAACAGGGTTCTTTCCTGGCATCAAACAGGAGCATGGAGGTATCATAAGACACGGGGCGAAAATCCTTTATGCCTATTCAGAAGCGACGGTCCCTAAGATCACGGTGATTACACGCAAAGCATATGGCGGTGCGTATGTGGCTTTGAATAGTAAGTCGATTGGTGCAGACCTTGTTTTCGCGTGGCCTAATGCAGAGATTGCGGTCATGGGACCTGAAGGAGCAGCGAATATCATTTTCGCGAAGGAAATCAATAACAGCGAGGATCCAGAAAAAACGCGTCAGGAAAAAATCGAGGAGTACCGGGAAAAGTTTGCGAACCCTTATGTTGCTGCTGCTCGCGGGATGGTCGATGATGTCATCGATCCAAGAGATACGCGTATAAGGCTGACCCAAGCCTTACATATGCTCCGGAACAAAAAAGTGCATCGCCCATACAAAAAACATGGCAATATACCATTGTAA
- a CDS encoding MerR family transcriptional regulator, translated as MYKISEFSRMTGLSKETLRYYAEIKLLEPVYIDPRNHYRYYDNGSYLVGRLLVYLRKFNFTIQEMLEVVNDESFENLERLIRMKRQNLVEEIQRLQSIIDEMDDFFELNKGDEENA; from the coding sequence ATGTACAAGATTAGTGAGTTTTCGAGAATGACGGGTTTGAGTAAGGAGACGTTACGGTATTACGCTGAAATCAAGCTTCTTGAACCTGTTTATATCGATCCGCGTAATCATTACCGCTATTATGATAATGGATCTTATTTGGTAGGAAGACTGTTAGTTTACTTAAGGAAATTCAATTTCACGATTCAAGAAATGCTGGAAGTTGTGAATGATGAATCGTTTGAGAATCTTGAACGGTTAATACGAATGAAGAGGCAAAACTTAGTGGAAGAAATCCAACGATTACAATCGATCATTGACGAGATGGACGATTTCTTTGAGTTAAATAAAGGAGATGAGGAAAATGCTTAG
- a CDS encoding metal ABC transporter solute-binding protein, Zn/Mn family has translation MRFSKLITVLFLFSMLIAGCSPDDTDKSDGKDEGLTIYTSIYPLQYFAERIGQHNVDVKSIIPPGADGHTYEPTTRELVKVAESDMLIYNGAGFEGFVEKAKESLKKQDVVFVNASRDIQSSGHEEENHEEENHEDGNHEEDEHGHEEAHGHGDVDPHFWLDPVQAIQMAETIKKEMIALHPEKKDEFEANFQQLKKDLSDLDRDFKELVENAKRKEFIVAHSAYGKWERYGLKQISIAGLSPSHEPSQKEIQAIIDYARENEVKYIIFEKNYTSDVAEMIQREVKAEKLYLSNLESLTEEQVQNKEDYLNIMYDNLDTLKTALN, from the coding sequence TTGAGATTTTCAAAGTTAATTACAGTTTTATTTCTATTCTCAATGTTGATTGCAGGATGTAGTCCTGATGATACTGACAAATCCGATGGAAAAGATGAAGGATTGACGATCTATACGTCCATATATCCGCTTCAATATTTTGCTGAACGGATCGGCCAGCATAACGTTGACGTGAAGTCGATCATCCCTCCAGGAGCAGATGGTCATACGTACGAACCGACAACAAGGGAACTGGTGAAGGTAGCGGAATCTGACATGCTTATTTATAATGGGGCTGGATTTGAAGGTTTCGTCGAAAAAGCGAAAGAATCGTTGAAAAAGCAGGATGTCGTTTTTGTCAACGCATCAAGAGACATACAGAGCAGTGGACATGAAGAAGAGAATCATGAAGAAGAGAATCATGAAGATGGGAATCATGAGGAAGATGAGCATGGACATGAAGAGGCTCACGGACATGGTGACGTCGATCCTCACTTTTGGTTAGACCCGGTCCAGGCGATTCAAATGGCCGAAACGATCAAGAAGGAAATGATTGCTCTTCACCCAGAGAAAAAAGATGAATTTGAAGCCAATTTCCAACAATTGAAAAAGGATTTAAGCGACTTGGATCGTGACTTTAAAGAACTCGTTGAAAATGCAAAGCGGAAAGAGTTTATCGTAGCTCACAGTGCCTATGGGAAGTGGGAGAGATATGGCCTTAAACAAATTTCCATTGCAGGATTATCACCATCACATGAACCTTCTCAAAAAGAGATACAAGCGATCATTGATTATGCGAGAGAAAATGAAGTGAAGTATATCATCTTTGAAAAGAACTATACATCAGATGTCGCTGAAATGATTCAAAGGGAAGTCAAAGCGGAGAAGTTGTATTTGAGCAATTTGGAATCCTTAACGGAAGAACAGGTCCAGAACAAAGAGGATTATCTCAACATCATGTATGATAACCTCGATACGTTGAAAACCGCTTTAAATTAA
- a CDS encoding lactoylglutathione lyase family protein translates to MYPYPRTFSHIGLSVPNLEEAVKFYTEVFGWYVIMEPAEVHNDDTPIGQMCRDVFGNDWEKFRIAHLATGDKIGVELFEFPHNEDPENNFEYWKTGLFHFCIQDPDIEGIVEKIKEYGGKQRMPIREYYPGEKPYKMVYVEDPFGNIFEIYTHSYELTYSEGAY, encoded by the coding sequence ATGTATCCGTACCCAAGAACATTTTCACATATCGGTTTATCCGTGCCTAACCTTGAAGAGGCAGTCAAATTCTACACAGAAGTCTTTGGTTGGTATGTCATTATGGAACCAGCTGAGGTTCATAACGATGATACGCCGATCGGACAAATGTGTCGCGATGTGTTCGGGAATGATTGGGAGAAATTCCGAATCGCCCATTTAGCGACAGGAGACAAGATCGGGGTTGAACTATTCGAGTTCCCACACAACGAGGATCCAGAAAACAACTTTGAATACTGGAAAACAGGATTGTTCCATTTCTGTATCCAGGATCCTGATATTGAAGGAATTGTAGAAAAGATCAAGGAGTATGGTGGAAAACAACGGATGCCGATACGAGAATACTACCCAGGTGAAAAGCCGTATAAGATGGTTTACGTCGAGGATCCATTCGGGAACATATTTGAGATCTATACACACAGCTATGAATTGACGTATTCAGAAGGCGCATACTAA
- a CDS encoding SRPBCC family protein: MLSWHEERVIPVNIEVIWELFEIDNLSRIMPNVVETKVLEKKEGVVGTTYQQKYKEGKRIETYIVEDLEYENTPDKKHNKIGFTLAKAFEVEASFTLIKEGEDETRFIYKGQNRGLNFLGKTLLKLGGKKNNQKVVDDFMDRVEEEALKEKQSNVR; the protein is encoded by the coding sequence ATGCTTAGTTGGCACGAAGAAAGAGTGATACCTGTAAACATTGAAGTGATTTGGGAGCTGTTTGAAATTGATAACTTGAGCCGGATCATGCCGAATGTTGTAGAAACGAAAGTGCTGGAGAAGAAAGAAGGCGTTGTTGGAACAACCTATCAACAAAAATATAAGGAAGGAAAACGGATCGAAACCTATATCGTAGAAGACCTTGAGTATGAAAACACACCTGATAAGAAACATAACAAGATCGGGTTCACCCTGGCGAAAGCGTTCGAAGTTGAAGCATCCTTCACACTTATTAAAGAGGGTGAGGATGAAACCCGCTTCATTTACAAAGGACAAAATAGAGGGTTGAACTTTTTAGGGAAAACCTTATTGAAGCTAGGCGGTAAGAAGAACAACCAGAAAGTCGTGGATGATTTTATGGACCGCGTAGAGGAAGAGGCACTAAAAGAAAAGCAATCCAACGTAAGGTAA
- a CDS encoding arsenic transporter encodes MSTDIMISISIFLLATILIMWRPRGINEAWPAAIGALIILFTGVVSLGDTLEILNKIGGASITIIATIVMAVVLESFGFFHWAASRLATLSKGSGYRLYWYIQLLCFLMTILFNNDGSILITTPILILLLKNLQLKAHQQIPYLLSGALIATASSAPIGVSNIVNLIALDIVHMTLYMHTAMMFVPAMAGLLFMSWLMYALVKKKLPKHLPDTKYDMEQIFFTRNFHPLKGKITIETKKQRTRFMLKILLFVFVLRCSLFLASYFGIPIELVAVNGSLVLLGWRWYHLRTPPFDLLKKTPWQIFIFAFSMYVIIFGLKNSGLIEFLVELSQPIVQQGLFEASLLMGLLVSLLSNLFNNHPALLVGTITLTELNLDPLTLKTMYLASIIGSDIGSLLLPIGTLASLIWMHILRQNDIQVKWKDYLSVSLVVIPLTLVVTLFLLYYWVVLIFS; translated from the coding sequence ATGAGCACTGACATCATGATCTCAATATCAATCTTTCTTCTTGCGACAATCCTCATTATGTGGAGGCCAAGGGGTATTAATGAAGCCTGGCCAGCAGCAATTGGAGCACTCATTATTTTATTCACAGGTGTTGTTTCCCTTGGAGACACATTGGAAATCCTCAATAAAATAGGCGGTGCCTCCATTACCATCATTGCCACGATTGTCATGGCGGTTGTCCTTGAAAGCTTTGGATTCTTTCATTGGGCTGCTTCGAGATTAGCGACATTATCAAAAGGATCTGGTTATAGGTTATACTGGTACATCCAGCTTCTTTGCTTCTTAATGACCATTCTGTTTAATAATGATGGAAGTATACTTATTACGACTCCGATCTTAATTCTACTACTTAAAAACCTCCAATTGAAAGCCCACCAGCAAATCCCTTACCTCTTATCAGGAGCGCTTATTGCAACAGCATCCAGTGCGCCCATCGGTGTAAGTAACATCGTCAACCTGATTGCATTGGATATTGTTCATATGACACTCTATATGCACACCGCTATGATGTTCGTTCCAGCCATGGCAGGTTTATTATTCATGTCTTGGTTGATGTATGCCCTGGTAAAAAAGAAGCTACCGAAACATTTACCTGATACCAAGTATGATATGGAACAGATTTTCTTCACAAGGAATTTCCACCCTTTGAAAGGTAAAATCACAATCGAAACCAAAAAACAACGGACACGATTCATGCTGAAGATCCTTCTCTTTGTTTTCGTTTTACGCTGTTCCTTATTTCTAGCCTCTTACTTCGGCATCCCAATTGAACTGGTTGCCGTAAACGGATCCCTTGTTCTATTAGGGTGGAGATGGTACCACCTACGCACACCTCCATTCGATCTATTGAAAAAGACGCCATGGCAAATTTTCATATTTGCTTTCTCGATGTATGTCATCATATTTGGATTGAAGAATTCAGGATTGATTGAATTTCTAGTAGAACTCAGCCAGCCGATTGTCCAACAAGGCCTCTTTGAAGCAAGTCTTTTGATGGGGTTATTAGTTTCCCTGCTTTCAAACCTATTCAACAACCATCCTGCATTACTAGTCGGTACAATCACATTGACTGAATTGAATCTCGATCCATTAACATTAAAAACCATGTATCTTGCAAGTATTATCGGTAGCGACATCGGATCCTTGTTATTGCCTATCGGGACACTCGCCTCGCTAATCTGGATGCACATTCTACGACAGAATGACATCCAAGTGAAGTGGAAGGATTATTTGAGCGTATCCTTGGTGGTTATTCCACTCACCCTAGTTGTTACATTATTCTTGTTATACTATTGGGTCGTACTGATTTTCAGTTAA
- a CDS encoding aromatic acid exporter family protein, whose amino-acid sequence MKFHIGYRTIKTAIATPIAILIAQALQLEFYISAGILAILCIKVTKKRSIISSWERFAACLIGIVFAFVFFEGISYHPIVLGLLLLIFIPTMVVLKLKEGVITSSVIILHFLMYKEFTFEIVLNEIGIIVIGIGIALIMNLYMPSLENQLITYQKEIEEQFQTILREFAEFLRVGESNWDGKEIVEVDKMIQQAKSLAFRNVENHLTRHEDLYYNYFKMREKQYEILGRVMPIITSIDKAYVQNFRIADFLDDLADAIHPGNTAQKYLDELEGMRSAFKSMELPKDRKEFETRSALHYFLMEMEQYLILKRYFKARDE is encoded by the coding sequence ATGAAATTTCATATAGGGTATCGTACGATAAAAACAGCTATAGCAACCCCGATCGCCATCCTGATCGCACAGGCTTTACAACTGGAGTTCTACATATCTGCAGGCATATTGGCGATTTTATGCATAAAAGTTACGAAGAAGAGATCCATCATCAGTTCTTGGGAGAGATTTGCAGCTTGTCTTATCGGCATCGTCTTTGCCTTTGTGTTCTTCGAGGGGATTTCCTATCACCCGATTGTCCTCGGATTATTGTTGTTGATCTTCATTCCTACCATGGTAGTTCTCAAGTTGAAGGAAGGCGTCATAACAAGCTCTGTCATCATCCTTCACTTTCTTATGTATAAGGAATTCACTTTTGAGATCGTTTTGAACGAAATCGGCATCATCGTCATCGGAATTGGAATTGCATTGATCATGAATCTTTATATGCCCAGCTTGGAGAATCAATTGATTACGTACCAAAAGGAAATAGAAGAACAATTCCAAACCATTTTAAGAGAGTTTGCTGAATTTCTAAGAGTTGGGGAAAGCAATTGGGATGGAAAGGAAATCGTTGAGGTTGATAAGATGATTCAGCAGGCTAAGAGCTTAGCTTTCCGAAATGTTGAGAACCATCTTACACGACACGAGGATCTGTATTACAACTATTTTAAAATGAGAGAGAAGCAATATGAGATTTTAGGTAGGGTAATGCCGATCATTACGTCCATTGATAAAGCCTATGTGCAGAACTTTCGGATTGCAGACTTTTTGGACGATCTTGCAGATGCCATTCATCCGGGGAATACGGCGCAGAAATATTTGGACGAACTGGAGGGTATGCGAAGTGCATTTAAAAGCATGGAGCTTCCAAAGGATCGAAAGGAATTTGAAACGAGGTCTGCGCTTCATTATTTTCTGATGGAAATGGAGCAATACCTGATTTTAAAACGGTATTTTAAAGCGCGAGATGAGTGA
- the mce gene encoding methylmalonyl-CoA epimerase, whose product MQKKIRVLIAKPGLDGHDRGALIISQALRDYGMEVIYTGLRQTPEQIVASAIQEDVDAIGLSCLSGAHNELFPEVVQGLKDNGADDIIVVGGGVIPWEDIPYLEEQGVMKIFTPGTPSVETAKYIEQAVYKRDGIKDREPGELIDRVDHIGIAVKSLDESLPYYLDTLQLKLEGIEEVDTEHVKVAFINAGNVKLELLEPTSPASSIQAFLDKRGQGIHHIALGVNDIQERIDEMKRKGIQMIHDTAKPGAGGASIAFMHPKSTGGVLYELCEKPLKERL is encoded by the coding sequence ATGCAGAAGAAAATACGAGTACTCATTGCAAAACCAGGGCTGGACGGTCATGACCGCGGTGCCTTGATCATTTCTCAAGCGTTACGGGATTATGGAATGGAGGTCATCTATACAGGATTAAGGCAAACACCTGAACAGATCGTTGCTTCAGCTATCCAAGAGGACGTCGACGCAATTGGTTTATCTTGCCTTTCCGGTGCCCATAATGAACTCTTTCCAGAGGTTGTCCAGGGATTAAAGGATAATGGTGCTGATGACATCATCGTCGTAGGTGGTGGAGTCATTCCATGGGAAGATATCCCTTACCTTGAAGAGCAAGGTGTGATGAAAATCTTCACTCCAGGCACCCCATCCGTAGAAACTGCAAAATACATCGAGCAGGCGGTGTACAAACGAGATGGGATCAAGGACCGAGAACCAGGAGAGCTCATCGATCGAGTGGATCATATCGGAATTGCCGTCAAATCGTTAGATGAGTCACTTCCTTATTATTTGGACACACTTCAATTAAAGCTCGAAGGTATTGAAGAGGTTGATACGGAACATGTCAAGGTCGCTTTCATCAATGCTGGCAATGTTAAGCTTGAGTTGTTGGAACCGACATCACCAGCTAGTTCCATCCAGGCTTTTCTCGATAAACGTGGACAAGGCATTCATCACATCGCCCTCGGTGTGAATGATATTCAAGAGCGAATCGACGAAATGAAACGAAAAGGAATCCAAATGATTCATGATACTGCGAAGCCAGGAGCTGGAGGTGCATCCATAGCCTTTATGCACCCGAAATCAACTGGTGGAGTCCTCTATGAATTATGTGAGAAACCATTGAAGGAGCGTTTGTAA
- the prli42 gene encoding stressosome-associated protein Prli42 has product MRNKWMRIMIYVMIIAMFISLLANVAFMF; this is encoded by the coding sequence ATGCGAAACAAATGGATGAGAATCATGATATATGTGATGATTATCGCTATGTTCATCTCACTCTTGGCGAACGTCGCCTTCATGTTCTGA